A single region of the Candidatus Manganitrophaceae bacterium genome encodes:
- a CDS encoding MotA/TolQ/ExbB proton channel family protein, with product MSQWFESLQHSDPLVLGVLYLLVALSVLTWSIIIYKALELWRAGRANKLYAQQFWQDDFDILKEGNKISDAGGPFAFITAKGLEALQHYQKYPDGPSEIKGSLSDVLTRVLRQSIQDCTTRLESGIGLLATVGNTAPFIGLFGTVVGIMSALKGISQSGAAGLDVVAGPIGEALIATAAGLACAIPAVIAYNSFVRRLRVLGNGMDGFAHDVLIRLSSEAAERSLVSAERR from the coding sequence ATGTCTCAATGGTTTGAAAGTCTACAGCATTCCGATCCGCTGGTCCTCGGTGTTTTATATCTCCTGGTCGCATTATCGGTTCTCACATGGTCCATCATCATCTATAAGGCATTAGAGCTTTGGCGGGCGGGCCGTGCAAATAAGCTCTATGCGCAGCAGTTTTGGCAAGATGACTTTGATATTTTGAAAGAGGGGAATAAGATATCCGACGCGGGGGGTCCCTTCGCATTTATTACCGCAAAGGGTTTGGAGGCACTGCAGCACTATCAAAAATACCCTGATGGACCTTCTGAAATTAAGGGATCTTTATCTGACGTATTGACCCGGGTGTTACGTCAATCGATCCAAGATTGTACAACACGCTTGGAGTCGGGGATCGGGCTCCTTGCAACGGTCGGGAATACAGCTCCTTTTATCGGATTGTTTGGTACCGTCGTCGGAATTATGTCGGCCCTAAAAGGGATTTCTCAGAGTGGGGCAGCCGGTTTAGATGTGGTTGCAGGCCCGATTGGAGAGGCGCTCATTGCCACTGCCGCCGGCCTTGCCTGTGCGATTCCTGCAGTCATCGCTTATAACAGTTTTGTTCGTCGTCTTCGCGTACTTGGAAATGGAATGGATGGATTTGCCCATGACGTATTGATCCGTCTTTCTTCCGAAGCTGCCGAGAGATCGCTCGTCTCGGCGGAGAGGAGATAG
- a CDS encoding biopolymer transporter ExbD, whose translation MAFGQLERGGSPQPMSEINMTPLVDVMLVLLIIFIVTAPLLTHNVKINLPKAQTTASSIQNPIKISLARDAEIYLDGKSITRHELEFALRQQVSRGEPPTVELRADGDLAYQHVVRLMALIQNTGITKISFVTEPAKGEETSAASLSTP comes from the coding sequence ATGGCATTTGGTCAGTTGGAGCGCGGAGGGTCTCCCCAGCCAATGAGTGAAATCAACATGACACCCTTAGTCGATGTCATGCTGGTCTTGTTGATCATCTTCATTGTCACAGCCCCTTTGTTAACGCACAATGTAAAAATAAACCTGCCTAAAGCACAGACCACGGCATCAAGCATCCAAAATCCAATCAAGATTAGTCTCGCTCGAGACGCAGAAATTTATTTGGACGGTAAAAGTATCACTCGGCACGAGCTGGAATTTGCCTTGCGACAGCAAGTATCACGAGGGGAGCCGCCTACCGTGGAACTGCGCGCGGATGGGGATCTGGCGTATCAGCATGTTGTACGGCTGATGGCGTTGATCCAGAATACCGGTATAACCAAAATTTCATTTGTCACAGAACCTGCCAAGGGAGAAGAGACATCCGCAGCTTCCCTTTCAACTCCCTGA
- a CDS encoding energy transducer TonB, which yields MSFSLYENSLASADGGQIKRNPFVLAALLSSLSIHLVLGWYALQIIRDIKIHVPRRPLEFNLVKPPEPIVTPPQPLPISPVPRTISPQPKPKVAVKEAPAPKPTVKPQEAPKPETMREPVKPAEIEEAKTKSSQSVPLFPQSEETGPFISPNKEGTAAEPSTQGVPSEHSGNASSNTVSSLVQGNAGELTGPIFDADYLKNPIPPYPSAARKLKLQGTVIVRVLVNSQGKPEIIQLAQSSGASVLDGAALKAVKDWSFVPAREGSKPVSAWVDVPIRFRLN from the coding sequence ATGAGCTTTTCCTTATACGAAAATAGCTTGGCCAGTGCCGATGGGGGCCAGATCAAAAGAAATCCTTTTGTTTTGGCAGCGCTTCTATCTTCACTCTCTATCCATCTGGTTTTAGGCTGGTATGCCTTGCAAATCATAAGAGATATTAAGATCCATGTTCCACGACGGCCTCTTGAGTTCAATCTTGTTAAGCCGCCGGAACCAATAGTCACACCGCCACAACCGCTTCCCATTTCACCCGTTCCGCGTACGATTTCTCCCCAGCCGAAGCCAAAAGTCGCCGTCAAAGAAGCGCCTGCGCCCAAACCAACAGTAAAACCACAGGAGGCGCCGAAACCGGAAACAATGAGAGAGCCTGTGAAGCCGGCCGAGATCGAGGAGGCCAAAACCAAGTCCTCTCAGTCGGTTCCTCTTTTTCCCCAGTCGGAGGAGACAGGTCCATTTATTAGTCCCAATAAAGAAGGAACGGCTGCAGAACCTTCTACTCAAGGGGTCCCGAGCGAACATTCGGGTAATGCATCAAGTAATACGGTATCGAGTCTGGTCCAAGGAAATGCTGGAGAACTGACCGGTCCTATTTTTGATGCAGACTACCTGAAGAATCCGATCCCTCCCTATCCATCGGCTGCCCGGAAGTTAAAATTGCAAGGAACCGTTATTGTCAGAGTACTGGTTAATTCCCAAGGCAAGCCTGAAATTATTCAGCTTGCACAAAGCTCCGGGGCATCGGTTTTGGATGGTGCCGCACTGAAAGCGGTTAAAGACTGGTCCTTCGTGCCGGCAAGAGAAGGAAGTAAGCCGGTATCGGCCTGGGTCGACGTGCCGATTCGATTTCGGCTTAATTAA
- a CDS encoding VCBS repeat-containing protein, with the protein MRKSVVYIAVLLLLFFTGCNSQTFPGGPSSSGVRDVPFSETYLFDFKTGAGPITRDNPDGNLQIISSADLLTLLAAAQDSQRLGLGVISGQILFNGSPVQDVALKITDAAGNLLAIRMEGKRVGNNLVLPDGLVCPAESVSLDNICIKGSIYYNSPGGVPDFSNNKGTSVAGSYTVFNLPPGDVYLWASRGGRGNGRIKVFADKISVGKLQVVPISISTAGVTGSVIEAKDESTAVPQATLTILGTNDPGLRTTSDANGLYSLVSIGTNGNYLIKVSKAGHWDSYQSLNTTPFQAASNIQDVTRTVESYSSSYVAEIGSRGGVSVNPNLGIITGRIKAGDGTPQHCAKISVRDRNGNDLVASGGAVLVYVDGSRGSCADPTDKNQTATNGLFFIYNLPEGELSVNYLSSVATGAGATVSVSSGGVVAPSFPGVVFVQDIFNTGSGLSQALSGIVTDEGDHQSTDVRLTFLGVPPRTYPYNQNGQNTFDLVSDAKSDSSAKYTIPQNSDSNDRYPLIGGIPYRVKLSKAGFPDTYQIVNMLDKETKQNLLILSTSGITDSSKGEVFGILTDQTTGQTAQNVTLRVTDLNGNPLAGGEVTSADGTFRVSNLPKGIINLSVVSGDDSGNTTVQVFENGVTYLEFGMTKVIPAQISVSGSVTDLAAASVDQSRLKILGRNDVVSVAGNGTYQGNLETFGRFIIKAEKEGFHDTYNFFPRSGVINTLTSLDLFSVSRSQTDTAAAETGVSLDRTKGIITGTTVRSSFMQKICGTCLATDTHAAALGYFNKDTFVDVAVTNKTAGTVTLLFGVGDENGSFVNTKPPLTIGGNPTGIAVGDFDGNGSADLAVVYQGGNVNDPMLAIFLGDKNGNFTPVASPIVNADPQPQPLAPSPLNNPVALAVGFFDSDNIADLAIVNEGDNSVIVLLGNGNGSFHPIYQNSSIVRHGVESSPKAIVAGDFNQDQRLDMAISNSGSGTITVLLGSTDGTFQPLSDPNTGSPLVIAAGTDPEAMTLADFNSDGRLDLAVLNKSQNSLTILAGNTSGGFDRLTDANHNSIPSIPVGNNPSSISIGEFNGDGRIDLAVVNQGDSTLLPLFGNGDGTFTAATPLLLGDTDGDGTREVNFTAPQAVMISDLDRDGFFDLTVIGSHVANLLGRENSTGGVSVEARDLEGTRVGTVRYLDAGGHVLPNATTTTSNGKFMILNVPPGILIVRSTGGGSGNSIVDVYADAVSYTKLRSISLQPFFIPISGVTYDPVGPPPAGVPVGLVNIQLLGMDVQTRSDRMTGNYSFNVDANGEYIIRLFWDLSR; encoded by the coding sequence ATGAGGAAGTCGGTTGTATATATCGCAGTCCTTTTACTGCTATTTTTTACTGGTTGTAATTCCCAGACTTTTCCGGGGGGGCCCAGTTCAAGCGGTGTCAGGGATGTTCCATTCTCAGAAACTTACCTTTTCGACTTTAAGACCGGCGCAGGACCGATTACAAGGGACAATCCAGATGGAAATCTTCAAATTATCTCCTCAGCAGATCTGCTCACCCTCCTGGCTGCCGCCCAAGACAGTCAGCGGCTCGGCCTCGGTGTTATCAGCGGTCAAATATTATTCAATGGAAGCCCGGTCCAAGATGTCGCATTAAAAATAACCGATGCAGCGGGGAACCTCCTGGCCATTCGGATGGAAGGGAAGAGGGTCGGCAATAACCTGGTCCTTCCGGATGGTCTGGTCTGTCCGGCGGAGAGTGTCTCGCTTGATAATATTTGTATTAAAGGGAGCATCTATTATAACAGCCCGGGCGGTGTTCCGGATTTTTCGAATAATAAGGGTACCTCGGTGGCGGGGTCATATACGGTCTTCAATCTCCCCCCGGGAGATGTTTACCTCTGGGCTTCTCGCGGCGGCCGAGGAAATGGCCGGATCAAAGTTTTTGCAGATAAGATTTCTGTTGGAAAACTTCAAGTGGTTCCCATTTCGATCTCGACCGCCGGTGTGACTGGAAGCGTGATTGAAGCCAAGGATGAATCGACTGCCGTACCCCAGGCGACCTTAACCATCTTGGGCACCAACGACCCCGGATTAAGAACAACCAGCGATGCAAATGGACTCTACTCCCTCGTCTCCATCGGCACCAATGGCAACTACCTCATAAAAGTCAGCAAAGCAGGCCATTGGGACTCTTACCAATCGTTGAATACCACCCCTTTTCAGGCGGCGAGCAATATTCAGGATGTCACACGGACGGTTGAGAGTTACTCCAGTAGTTATGTGGCCGAAATTGGCTCGCGTGGAGGAGTTTCGGTGAATCCGAATCTCGGCATTATCACCGGACGGATCAAGGCAGGAGACGGAACACCGCAACATTGCGCCAAAATTTCTGTAAGAGATAGAAATGGAAACGACCTCGTGGCTTCCGGTGGAGCGGTTCTCGTTTACGTCGACGGTTCACGGGGAAGTTGCGCCGATCCAACGGATAAGAACCAGACCGCCACGAATGGTCTTTTTTTCATATATAACCTCCCCGAGGGAGAGCTCTCCGTCAATTATCTCAGCAGCGTTGCCACCGGAGCGGGTGCGACGGTCAGCGTTTCCAGCGGAGGGGTGGTCGCGCCTTCTTTCCCCGGTGTTGTTTTTGTCCAAGATATCTTCAATACAGGAAGCGGACTTTCTCAGGCACTCTCTGGCATCGTTACGGATGAAGGTGATCATCAGTCCACAGATGTACGGTTGACCTTTCTAGGTGTCCCTCCTCGAACATATCCATATAATCAGAACGGACAGAACACGTTTGACCTTGTTAGTGACGCCAAAAGTGATTCGTCGGCAAAATATACTATTCCTCAAAATTCGGACAGCAATGATCGCTATCCTCTAATTGGAGGAATACCATATCGGGTTAAGTTATCAAAAGCCGGATTTCCGGATACCTATCAAATTGTAAATATGCTTGATAAAGAGACCAAACAGAATCTTTTAATTCTTTCGACCTCCGGCATCACAGATTCCAGCAAGGGGGAGGTCTTTGGAATACTGACCGATCAGACGACGGGACAAACAGCCCAGAACGTGACATTGCGGGTAACCGATCTCAATGGTAATCCACTTGCGGGCGGTGAAGTCACTTCAGCAGACGGGACGTTTAGGGTTTCTAACCTTCCGAAAGGGATTATCAACCTTTCAGTCGTCTCCGGTGATGACTCTGGGAATACAACGGTTCAGGTCTTTGAAAACGGCGTCACTTATCTGGAGTTCGGTATGACGAAGGTGATTCCGGCTCAAATCTCGGTGTCGGGGAGCGTAACAGATCTGGCAGCCGCTTCGGTCGACCAGTCTCGGTTAAAAATTCTAGGAAGAAATGACGTTGTCTCTGTAGCCGGGAATGGGACATACCAAGGAAATCTGGAGACATTCGGACGATTTATTATTAAGGCGGAGAAAGAGGGATTCCATGACACCTATAATTTCTTTCCGCGTTCCGGTGTGATTAATACGCTGACGAGCCTCGACCTTTTCTCGGTATCGCGCAGTCAAACTGATACAGCCGCGGCGGAGACCGGGGTCAGCCTTGACCGGACGAAGGGGATCATTACGGGTACCACCGTTCGAAGCAGCTTTATGCAAAAGATCTGCGGCACCTGTCTCGCAACAGATACGCACGCGGCGGCCCTCGGATACTTTAATAAAGACACCTTTGTCGATGTGGCCGTGACCAATAAAACAGCTGGAACGGTGACTCTTTTGTTCGGAGTCGGAGATGAAAACGGTAGTTTTGTGAATACCAAGCCTCCATTAACGATAGGGGGAAATCCGACCGGGATTGCTGTGGGTGATTTCGATGGAAACGGCAGTGCCGACTTGGCCGTGGTCTACCAAGGAGGTAATGTGAACGATCCGATGCTGGCCATTTTTCTTGGGGATAAGAATGGAAACTTTACACCGGTTGCTTCCCCCATTGTAAATGCAGATCCACAACCGCAGCCACTTGCCCCAAGCCCCCTGAATAATCCTGTTGCATTGGCCGTTGGATTTTTTGATTCCGATAATATTGCCGACCTTGCCATCGTCAATGAAGGAGACAACTCCGTCATCGTCCTTTTGGGAAATGGGAATGGATCATTCCATCCAATCTATCAGAACAGCAGCATCGTTCGACATGGGGTGGAAAGCTCGCCCAAGGCAATCGTCGCCGGAGATTTTAATCAAGATCAACGTCTCGATATGGCCATTTCCAATTCAGGGAGCGGCACGATTACTGTCTTGTTGGGGAGCACCGATGGAACATTTCAGCCATTGAGTGACCCGAACACCGGATCGCCCCTCGTTATTGCTGCAGGAACGGATCCCGAGGCGATGACATTGGCTGACTTTAATTCGGACGGACGCTTGGACCTGGCCGTATTAAATAAATCTCAGAATAGCCTGACGATATTAGCAGGAAATACCAGCGGTGGTTTCGATCGGCTCACGGATGCAAATCACAATTCGATTCCTTCTATTCCTGTTGGAAACAACCCCTCCAGTATTAGTATCGGTGAATTTAATGGGGATGGGAGGATCGATTTAGCGGTTGTAAATCAAGGGGACAGTACCCTGCTCCCTCTCTTTGGAAATGGGGATGGAACATTCACAGCGGCCACGCCGCTTCTGCTCGGGGATACCGATGGAGATGGTACCCGGGAAGTTAATTTTACCGCACCTCAAGCCGTGATGATCTCTGATCTGGATCGGGACGGATTTTTTGATCTGACGGTTATCGGCTCACACGTAGCAAACCTGTTGGGGCGAGAAAATTCGACGGGGGGTGTTAGTGTAGAGGCGAGAGATTTGGAGGGAACGCGGGTGGGGACAGTCCGTTATCTCGACGCCGGAGGCCACGTCCTACCCAACGCAACGACCACCACGTCGAATGGCAAGTTTATGATCCTTAATGTCCCGCCGGGAATACTCATCGTACGAAGTACCGGCGGCGGCTCCGGGAATAGCATCGTGGACGTCTATGCGGATGCGGTCTCATACACAAAATTGAGAAGCATCTCGCTACAACCGTTCTTCATCCCGATCAGCGGCGTCACCTACGATCCGGTCGGTCCTCCACCTGCCGGTGTTCCTGTCGGATTAGTGAATATTCAACTCTTGGGTATGGATGTTCAAACAAGGTCTGACAGAATGACAGGGAATTATTCGTTCAACGTCGATGCGAACGGGGAGTATATCATCAGGCTATTCTGGGATCTTTCAAGGTAG